The genomic interval TATGAAGGGAAAAAAGAACATGTGTTGAAGAATATATGTCTGAACATACAAAAGGGCGAGGTAATCGCAATCGTAGGAGAAAGCGGCGCAGGGAAATCCACCCTCGTAAACCTGATCTCCCGTTTTTACGACCCGACAGAGGGTTCTATTGCGATTGACGGTATAGACCTCCGCCGGATAAAGCGGGAATCGCTTCTTTCGCATATGGCATTGGTTACGCAACAGACATTTTTATTTAACCGGAGCCTGTATGAAAATATTCTTTATGGCAGACGGGATGCGACAATGGAAGAAATCCAGCATGCGGCAAAAGCGGCCAATATTCATGAATTTATCCTGTCCCTCCCGGAAACATACGATACTATCGTGGGAGAAATGGGAGTGAAATTATCCGGAGGACAGCGCCAGCGAATTGCAATTGCGCGTGCTATTCTGAAAAATGCCTCCATACTGTTGCTGGACGAAGCAACATCCTCCCTCGACTACGAATCGGAAAAATTGGTGCAAGACGCATTGAATAATCTTATTGCCGGGAAAACCACCATCATTGTCGCCCACCGGCTTTCCACTATCCAGCATTGTGACAGAATCATTGTGATGAAACAAGGCCAAATCGTTGAAACAGGCAGCCACGCATCCCTCATACATGATGACGGGGAATACAAGCGTGTTTACCAGTTACACTCAAATGCACTCCATACATGAAGATACTCATTATCGGCTCGAATGGTGCGCTGGGGTGGGAACTAAGGAATGGGTTGCCGCATCTTTCTGAAACAGAAAAACAACCCCTCTCCGTCATTTGCGCCAGTCATTCACAAATAGAAATCACCAATGCCTCAAATACTTTTGAGGCGATTGCCAGAACCATGCCAGACGTAATCATTAATTGTGCCGCATTTACCGATGTTGATGCCTGCGAAACAAACATCGGCAAGGCATATGCCGTGAATGCAGATGGAGCGAAAAACGTCGCACTGGCGGGAAAAAATCTGCATGCCCGGGTCATCCATATCAGCACTGATTATGTTTTCGATGGCGCTAAGAATACACCGTATAACGAAACAGACCTGCCTCGCCCACTTTCGGTGTATGGCAGATCGAAACGTGCAGGAGAGGAGGCAGTGCAGGAAATAAACGGCAACTATACCATTATTCGAATTTCACGGCTTTATGGACAGCATAAAAGCAATTTTGTAACAAAAATACTGCATCTCGGATTAGAAAAACATGTCGTGTCTGTAGTAACAGACCAATTTGGAAGCCCTACCTATGCCGCAGATCTTGTCCATGCTCTCTGGTATGTTCTTTCGCTTGATCTTCATGGCATTTATCACATTGCGAATGATGGCATTTGTTCTTGGTATGAGTGGGCAAGGGAAATCTTTAGATTGTCAAATATACAGGTATCTCTCCAATCCATTAAGGCAGAAGACTTTAAACGCGCAGCCACGGTACCTCAAAACTCCTCATTGAATTGTACAAAGTTTGTACAGGCAACCGGACACAAAATGAGACCATGGCAGGAAGCATTGGAAGATTATCTGAAAAAATATGTACTCCGCTAAGGGTGGCACGGATAAACTGGTTTGCCCGTGAAATTGCTTAGGCTCATTTTAATCAGAGGCGTGATGTCCTACTTCCGTTCCATTTTTACCCTAAGCCCATAGAAATTTATGAGGATTCGCAGAGCAGAATTT from Candidatus Kuenenia stuttgartiensis carries:
- the rfbD gene encoding dTDP-4-dehydrorhamnose reductase; the encoded protein is MKILIIGSNGALGWELRNGLPHLSETEKQPLSVICASHSQIEITNASNTFEAIARTMPDVIINCAAFTDVDACETNIGKAYAVNADGAKNVALAGKNLHARVIHISTDYVFDGAKNTPYNETDLPRPLSVYGRSKRAGEEAVQEINGNYTIIRISRLYGQHKSNFVTKILHLGLEKHVVSVVTDQFGSPTYAADLVHALWYVLSLDLHGIYHIANDGICSWYEWAREIFRLSNIQVSLQSIKAEDFKRAATVPQNSSLNCTKFVQATGHKMRPWQEALEDYLKKYVLR